From the genome of Vicia villosa cultivar HV-30 ecotype Madison, WI linkage group LG2, Vvil1.0, whole genome shotgun sequence, one region includes:
- the LOC131652969 gene encoding ribulose bisphosphate carboxylase small subunit, chloroplastic, which produces MALISSAAITTVNRASPAQASLVAPFIGLKSSAGFPVTKKVNNDITSIASNGSRVNCMQVWPPIGKKKFETLSYLPPLTQEQLAKEVEYLLRKGWVPCLEFELEKGFVYREHNKSPGYYDGRYWTMWKLPMFGTTDASQVLKELEEAKTAYPNAFIRIIGFDNVRQVQCISFIAHTPKDY; this is translated from the exons ATGGCCTTGATTTCCTCCGCCGCAATCACCACCGTTAACCGGGCCTCCCCCGCACAAGCTAGCTTAGTTGCACCGTTCATCGGTCTCAAATCGTCGGCCGGTTTCCCGGTTACCAAGAAGGTCAACAATGACATTACCTCCATTGCAAGCAATGGTTCAAGAGTCAACTGTATGCAG GTGTGGCCACCAATTGGCAAGAAGAAGTTTGAGACACTTTCCTACCTTCCACCTCTCACTCAGGAACAATTGGCTAAGGAAGTAGAATACCTTCTTAGGAAGGGATGGGTTCCTTGCTTGGAATTTGAGTTGGAG AAAGGATTTGTGTACCGTGAGCACAACAAGTCACCAGGATACTATGATGGACGTTACTGGACAATGTGGAAGCTACCTATGTTTGGTACCACTGATGCATCTCAAGTGTTGAAGGAGCTTGAAGAAGCTAAAACCGCATACCCTAATGCATTCATCAGAATCATTGGATTCGACAACGTTCGTCAAGTGCAATGCATTAGTTTCATTGCTCACACACCAAAGGACTACTAA